A region of Micromonospora sp. WMMD882 DNA encodes the following proteins:
- a CDS encoding TetR family transcriptional regulator, with product MSGRTGRRPGRPDTREAILASARAMFAERGFDAASVRAIAGSAGVDPALVHHYFGGKDKLFLAAMNAPVDPGELLPGVLDGDPARVGERLVRMFLGVWDSPAGVAGVALLRSAVTTDWTARLLREFLVTQILRRVLQQLGADPAELPLRGSLAATQMAGLVLMRYVIRLEPVASVPPETLVAAVGPAVQRYLDGPLDGVFPT from the coding sequence ATGAGCGGACGGACCGGACGGCGGCCCGGCAGGCCGGACACCCGGGAGGCGATCCTCGCCTCGGCGCGCGCGATGTTCGCCGAACGGGGCTTCGACGCGGCGTCGGTGCGCGCCATCGCCGGCTCGGCCGGGGTGGACCCGGCCCTGGTCCACCACTACTTCGGCGGCAAGGACAAGCTCTTCCTGGCGGCGATGAACGCGCCGGTCGACCCGGGCGAGCTGCTGCCCGGGGTGCTCGACGGTGATCCGGCGCGGGTCGGGGAACGGCTGGTCCGGATGTTCCTCGGCGTCTGGGACTCCCCGGCCGGAGTCGCCGGGGTCGCCCTGCTGCGCTCGGCGGTGACCACCGACTGGACCGCCCGGCTGCTGCGGGAGTTCCTGGTGACCCAGATCCTGCGCCGGGTCCTCCAGCAGCTCGGCGCCGACCCGGCCGAGCTGCCGCTGCGCGGCTCGCTGGCCGCCACCCAGATGGCCGGACTGGTGCTGATGAGGTACGTCATCCGGCTGGAGCCGGTGGCCTCCGTACCCCCGGAGACCCTGGTGGCGGCGGTCGGACCGGCCGTGCAGCGTTACCTGGACGGCCCGCTGGACGGCGTCTTCCCCACCTGA
- a CDS encoding ABC transporter permease, translating to MSPRVTAATAGRVLRQLRHDRRTVALLVVVPGVLLALVYAMYAEQTAPPWQPRPFDRVALIMLGLFPFTIMFLVTSIAMLRERTSGTLERLLTTPLARLDLLGGYALALGLAAATQAGVAAAVAYALFGLETAGSAGLVVVIAVVTALLGMALGLLCSAFARTEFQAVQFMPVVVIPQILLCGLFVARPEMAGWLQAVGDALPLTYAVEALQEVGAHAEPTGTMWRDLTVVAGSALLALALAAATLRRRSR from the coding sequence GTGAGCCCGCGCGTCACGGCGGCCACCGCCGGGCGGGTGCTGCGTCAGCTCCGCCACGACCGACGGACCGTCGCGCTGCTGGTCGTGGTGCCCGGCGTGCTGCTCGCGCTGGTCTACGCCATGTACGCCGAGCAGACCGCCCCACCCTGGCAGCCCCGCCCCTTCGACCGGGTCGCGCTGATCATGCTGGGGCTCTTCCCGTTCACCATCATGTTCCTGGTGACCAGCATCGCGATGTTGCGGGAACGCACCTCTGGGACGCTGGAGCGGCTGCTCACCACCCCGCTTGCCCGGCTCGACCTGCTCGGCGGGTACGCCCTCGCCCTCGGCCTCGCCGCGGCGACCCAGGCCGGGGTGGCCGCCGCGGTCGCGTACGCGCTGTTCGGCCTGGAGACGGCGGGCAGCGCCGGGCTGGTCGTCGTCATCGCCGTGGTCACCGCGCTGCTGGGCATGGCGTTGGGTCTGCTGTGCAGCGCCTTCGCCCGCACCGAGTTCCAGGCCGTACAGTTCATGCCGGTCGTGGTGATCCCGCAGATCCTGCTCTGCGGGCTGTTCGTCGCCCGGCCGGAGATGGCCGGCTGGCTCCAGGCGGTCGGCGACGCGCTGCCGCTGACGTACGCGGTGGAGGCGTTGCAGGAGGTCGGCGCGCACGCCGAGCCCACCGGCACGATGTGGCGGGACCTGACCGTGGTGGCCGGGTCGGCCCTGCTGGCCCTGGCGCTGGCCGCGGCCACCCTGCGTCGCCGCAGCCGCTGA
- a CDS encoding ABC transporter ATP-binding protein — protein MGPAIELRGLVVDRGGRRVLHGITGTVPRGAVTGLLGPSGSGKTTLMRAVVGVQVVTDGTVRVLGRPAGAPTLRRQVGYLTQAPSVYADLTVRENARYFAAVYGRSRADADRAVAEVGLAAAAGQLVGALSGGQRSRASLACVLVGRPELIVLDEPTVGQDPVLRADLWARFHALAADGVTLLVSSHVMDEAARCDRLLLIRQGRLLADDTPDGVRDRAGVADLDEAFLRLIRAAESQGEQS, from the coding sequence ATGGGACCTGCGATCGAGCTGCGTGGCCTGGTGGTGGACCGGGGCGGGCGGCGGGTGCTGCACGGCATCACCGGCACGGTGCCCCGGGGCGCGGTGACCGGGCTGCTCGGGCCGAGCGGCAGCGGCAAGACCACCCTGATGCGGGCCGTGGTCGGGGTGCAGGTGGTCACCGACGGCACGGTGCGCGTGCTCGGCCGGCCCGCCGGCGCGCCGACCCTGCGCCGCCAGGTCGGCTACCTCACCCAGGCCCCGAGCGTCTACGCCGACCTGACCGTGCGGGAAAATGCCCGCTACTTCGCCGCCGTGTACGGGCGCAGCCGGGCCGACGCCGACCGGGCGGTCGCCGAGGTGGGGCTGGCCGCGGCGGCCGGGCAGCTCGTCGGCGCCCTCTCCGGCGGGCAACGCAGCCGGGCCTCGCTGGCCTGCGTCCTGGTCGGCCGACCGGAGCTGATCGTGCTCGACGAGCCGACCGTCGGGCAGGACCCGGTGCTGCGCGCCGACCTGTGGGCCCGGTTCCACGCGCTGGCCGCCGACGGCGTCACCCTGCTGGTCTCCAGCCACGTGATGGACGAGGCCGCCCGCTGCGACCGGCTGCTGCTGATCCGGCAGGGCCGGCTGCTCGCCGACGACACCCCCGACGGGGTCCGCGACCGGGCCGGGGTGGCCGACCTGGACGAGGCGTTCCTGCGCCTGATCCGGGCGGCCGAGAGCCAGGGTGAGCAGTCGTGA
- the hisI gene encoding phosphoribosyl-AMP cyclohydrolase — protein MPVPDAPVSGATTQPHRPSSLDPAVAARLRRGPDGLVAAVVRQHDSGEVLMVAWMDDEALHRTLTTGRATYWSRSRQEYWVKGATSGHHQHVRSVALDCDGDALLVSVDQVGPACHTGQRSCFFVDLPVSGGGVDGR, from the coding sequence GTGCCCGTACCTGATGCGCCGGTGAGCGGCGCCACCACCCAGCCGCACCGCCCGTCGTCGCTCGACCCGGCCGTCGCGGCCCGGCTGCGTCGCGGCCCCGACGGCCTGGTCGCCGCCGTGGTCCGCCAGCACGACTCCGGCGAGGTGCTGATGGTCGCCTGGATGGACGACGAGGCCCTGCACCGCACCCTCACCACCGGGCGGGCCACCTACTGGTCCCGCAGCCGGCAGGAGTACTGGGTCAAGGGCGCCACCTCCGGCCACCACCAGCACGTCCGCTCGGTGGCCCTGGACTGCGACGGCGACGCGTTGCTGGTCAGCGTCGACCAGGTCGGCCCGGCCTGCCACACCGGCCAGCGAAGCTGCTTCTTCGTCGACCTGCCGGTCAGCGGGGGCGGGGTGGACGGCCGATGA
- a CDS encoding anthranilate synthase component I — protein sequence MTDGVVSPDQATFTDLASRWRVVPVTRRLLADAETPVGVYRKLAGGPGTFLLESAEQGVGSAGLAWSRYSFIGVRSSATLVERDGVATWLGRPPAGLPTTGEPAGVLRDTVAALAGPAFDPASGMPPLTGGMVGYLGYDLVRRFEKLPTRTEDELGVPELGMMLATDLVVLDHYEGSAILIANAVLPPLDEPDRDARVAAAYHHAIGRLDAMTSALSRPIPPMISTVDRPPVGEVASRTAEGNYPKAVESAKEAIRAGECFQIVLAQRFERRTDADPLDVYRVLRTTNPSPYMYLLRFDDFDIVGSSPEAHLKVTHAEDGQRRALLHPIAGTRPRGGDPEHDARLATELLADPKERAEHVMLVDLGRNDLGRVCRPGTVEVPEFATIERYSHVMHIVSTVVGTLRADRTAFDALAATFPAGTLSGAPKVRAMEIIEELEPVRRGLYGGTVGYFGFGGDLDMAIAIRTALLRDGWAYVQAGAGIVADSDPAAEDRETRAKAAAVLAAIAAAETLRPAR from the coding sequence ATGACCGACGGCGTGGTGAGCCCCGACCAGGCCACCTTCACCGACCTGGCGTCCCGCTGGCGGGTCGTCCCGGTCACCCGCCGGCTGCTGGCCGACGCGGAGACCCCGGTCGGGGTCTACCGCAAGCTCGCCGGCGGGCCGGGCACCTTCCTGCTGGAGTCCGCCGAGCAGGGCGTCGGGTCCGCCGGGCTGGCCTGGTCCCGGTACTCCTTCATCGGCGTGCGCAGCAGCGCCACCCTGGTCGAGCGGGACGGCGTGGCGACCTGGCTCGGTCGACCGCCGGCCGGGCTGCCCACCACGGGCGAGCCGGCCGGGGTGCTGCGCGACACCGTCGCCGCCCTGGCCGGGCCGGCGTTCGACCCGGCCAGCGGCATGCCGCCGCTGACCGGCGGCATGGTCGGCTACCTCGGGTACGACCTGGTCCGCCGGTTCGAGAAGCTGCCCACCCGCACCGAGGACGAGCTGGGCGTGCCCGAGCTGGGCATGATGCTCGCCACCGACCTGGTGGTCCTCGACCACTACGAGGGCTCGGCGATCCTCATCGCCAACGCGGTGCTGCCCCCGCTGGACGAGCCCGACCGGGACGCCCGGGTGGCCGCCGCGTACCACCACGCGATCGGTCGGCTGGACGCGATGACGTCGGCGCTGTCCCGGCCGATCCCGCCGATGATCTCCACCGTCGACCGGCCGCCGGTCGGCGAGGTGGCCTCCCGCACGGCCGAGGGGAACTACCCCAAGGCGGTCGAGTCGGCCAAGGAGGCGATCCGGGCCGGCGAGTGCTTCCAGATCGTGCTGGCCCAGCGCTTCGAGCGGCGTACCGACGCCGACCCGCTGGACGTCTACCGGGTGCTGCGCACCACCAACCCCAGCCCGTACATGTACCTGCTGCGGTTCGACGACTTCGACATCGTCGGCTCCTCCCCGGAGGCGCACCTCAAGGTCACCCACGCCGAGGACGGGCAGCGCCGGGCGCTGCTGCACCCGATCGCCGGCACCCGCCCCCGGGGCGGCGACCCCGAGCACGACGCCCGGCTCGCCACCGAGCTGCTGGCCGACCCGAAGGAACGGGCCGAGCACGTGATGCTCGTCGACCTGGGCCGCAACGACCTGGGCCGGGTCTGCCGGCCGGGCACGGTCGAGGTGCCGGAGTTCGCCACCATCGAGCGGTACAGCCACGTCATGCACATCGTCTCGACCGTGGTCGGCACGCTGCGGGCCGACCGCACCGCGTTCGACGCGCTCGCCGCGACCTTCCCCGCCGGTACGCTCTCCGGCGCGCCGAAGGTCCGCGCCATGGAGATCATCGAGGAGTTGGAGCCGGTCCGGCGGGGCCTCTACGGCGGCACGGTCGGCTACTTCGGCTTCGGCGGCGACCTGGACATGGCCATCGCGATCCGTACCGCGCTGCTCCGCGACGGCTGGGCGTACGTGCAGGCCGGCGCGGGGATCGTGGCCGACTCCGATCCGGCCGCCGAGGACCGCGAGACCCGGGCCAAGGCGGCGGCCGTGCTCGCCGCGATCGCCGCCGCCGAGACCCTCCGGCCGGCCCGGTGA